The sequence below is a genomic window from Halococcus salsus.
TCGAGACGCGAAAGCGGCGGGTGCAGGCGTTCGAAGCCGCCGCCGAGGACGACCCGCACTCGGTCGCACCCGTGCTCTCGGCCTGCGAGGAGCTGCTCGTCGACGACGGCCGCGCGGTCCGGCTCTCGACCGCGAAACTGTTCGTCGCCGTCGCTGCGGGCGACCCCGATTCGGTCGTGCAATCGGTCCCGGCGCTAGCCGCCCGTCTCGCCGACGACGAGGAGTTCTACTACGTCCGCGCCCGGTCGGCCGAGGCCCTCGGCTACGTCGCGCTCGCCCAACCCGAAACCGTCGCCTCGCCCGCCGTGCTCGCCGACCTCCGGGTCGGCCTCTCGTTCGAGGGCAGTGAGGTCCGTGAGAAGCTCGCGAAGGCGCTCGAACACGTCACCCTCGGCGACCCCGACCGTCTCCGCCATCACCTCCCGGACCTCGCGGCCCACCTCGACGACGGAAGCGCGCTCGTGCGCTACCACCTCACGACCGCCCTGCTGGTCGTCGGCTGTGTCCATCCCACGGCGCTCGCCGACGTGACCGAGGCGCTCCTCGCCCGGTTCGACGACGAAGAGCCACACGTCCGCGGGCGGGCGCTCGAAGCCTACGGCGTGCTCGCCCGGTCGTCGGGTGACTCACCCGTCGACGCGGCACGACTCGTCTCGTTCGCCGACGACGAGTCGTTCGTCGCCCGTCGCGCCCGGTTCGCGACCGCCGCGTCCGACGAGGGAGAGGACTCTTTCGAGGACATCGGAACCGTCGCGGCGGTCGGGAGGACCACCGAGGCGGCCGTCGCGGCGATCCGCGCGCCCGACGGCGAGTGTCACCACTGCGGGGTCGCGCTCCCCGAACCGGGGCCGCCGATCTGTCCACGGTGTGGCGCGCCGCGCTGAAGCCCCGACGGCCGGTGAACGGTCGCGGACCCCGTCACCGGACGGCGTGGACGAACGGGTCCCGAGCCGGTGGTCGGCCTACTCGCCCGCGGTGAAGTCGGTCGCCGGGAAGAACTTTCCAGGATCGTCGTGTTCGAACGACCCGACGGGCGTGCCGTCGAGCTTCTGGAGGTGGGTGTACATGACCCCGGCATCCTGGACGGCGCTCAGTAGCGACCGCGACGTCCGGCGCTCGAACCCGCCCGCGACGAAGACCGCCGTCTCGGTGTCGGGGTCGGTGAGCACCGTGACCAGGAAGACCTGGCCGCCGGCCTCGTTGCGGTAGACGTCGTAGCGCGGGAACTCGCCGGCCTCGATCGCCGTCGCGACGTCCTCGGCGCGGTCGCCGGGGATGACGTAGACCAGCCCGAACCGTCCTTCGACGCCGCTGTCCGGCGGTTCGGGGGCGGTGTGGCCCGCCGGGACCGTGATGGTCTCCCAGCCCTCGTCGGCGTACTCCGCCGCGAGCGCCTCCATGTCGTCGAGCGTCGCCGCCCACGCGTTCTTGAGCGCGTCGGCGTTGGCCGTGACGCGGTCGGCCGAGTCGGGGTCGTCGCTGATCTCGGGCATGTGCCGGGCCAGGGACCCAGGGGATAAAGCCCCTCGGCTACACCGTGACGCCGAAGACGGTCTCCAGCGCGAACGAGACCGCGAGCATCAGGAGGCTCGAGAGGAAGAGCTTCGCGGCCGGCGAGAGTCGGTCGTCCGGGACCAATCCGTAGCGCCGGAGCGGCGGGGCCCGCTGGACGGCGGCCTGAAACCGGCTCTCCTCGCGTCGGCCGGCGGAGCCCTCGTCGTCCTTCCACGGCGGGGTCGGGCGGAGCCACAGCGTCGAGACCCCGAAGACGAGGAACCCGGCGAAGAAGAGGGCGTACTTCACGCCGACCAGCCCCCACCCGAGGGGGAGGCTCACGACCGCCGCGGCCGCCGCGACACACAGGACGACCACGACGGCGTACGTCGCCGCGTCGAGCGCCTGGCGTGCGCGGTGGGCCGCCGATCCGACCGGCGGCCGGCGGTCGGGGTGGGCCATCAGCCCTCGAAGACGGTCCGGTCGAAGACGTCCTGGGGCTCGTCGTGGTCGGGTTTGTGGCGGTGACAGAGGCTCACCCGCCCCGCCGAACTCACCTCGTGGTGGGCGGGGGTCTCGGCGTCGCACTCGCTCCCGAACTCGTCGAGGAGCGTTGCGAGCGCCGCCTCCTCGTCGTCGTCACGGACATGGGATTCGGCCTCCTCGATGTGGCGCTGAACCTCGGTGGGGACCTGGACGTCCCCGAAGACCTCCTCGTTGATCTCCTCGATGTCCGAAAAGCGGGTCTCCATCCCGAGGAGGCTCCGGGCGCATTCGGAGAGGCTCCGGTCGGCGCGCTCTCGCTCGCGGAGGATCTCCTGAAACACCTCGATCCGCTCCCAGAGTTCGTCGTCGGCGTCGCGGTACTTCTCGGGGCGGATCTTCGCCGGACACCGCGTGCTGAACGGACAGCCGGCGGGCGGGTCGCGCGGCGACGGCGGGGTCCCCCGGAGCGTGATCCGCTCCTTGTCGGTGTCGGGGTCGGGTTCCGGGATCGCCGACAGCAACGCGTGGGTGTAGGGGTTCGCCGGGTCCTCGAACAGTTCCTCGGCGGGGCCGACCTCCATGATGTTCCCGAGGTACATCACGGCGACCCGGTCACAGATGTGGCGCACCACCGAGAGGTCGTGAGCGATGAAGAGGTAGGTCAGCCCGAACTCGTTCTGGAGGTCCTCGAGGAGGTTCAGGATCTTCGCCTGGACCGAGACGTCGAGCGCGCTCACGGGTTCGTCGAGCACGACGAACTCGGGTTCGAGCGCGAGCGCGCGCGCGATCCCGACCCGCTGGCGCTGCCCACCGGAGAACTGGTGGGGGTATCGGTAGTAGTGTTCCTCGCGGAGCCCGACGGTTTCGAGGAGTTCGCGCACGCGCTGGCGACGGTCCCGGGGTTCCTTCCAGTCGTGGACGTCGAGGGGTTCGCGAACGATCTCCCCGACGGTCATCCGGTCGTTGAGGCTCGACTGTGGGTCCTGGAAGACGATCTGGGCGTTGCGTCGCCAGTCCTTCAGGTCCGAGCCCGAGAGCCGGGTGACGTCGGTGCCGTCGAACAGCACCTCGCCGTCGGTCGCGGTTTCGAGCTGGACCAGGGTTCGCCCGAGGGTCGTCTTCCCACAGCCGGATTCGCCAACGAGGCCGAGGGTCTCGCCCCGGTCGATCGAGAGGCTGACGTCGTCGACCGCCTTCACCGGCTCGTTCGAGAGCAGCCCGCCGTCCTCGTAGTAGGTCTTCAGGTTCGAGACCTCGACCAGCGCCTCGCCGTGCTGGGTGCCCTCCTCGCGCTGGACGGTCTCACTCATCGACCGTCACCTCGCTGGCCTCGCCACGGTCGCGGTGGGTCTCGACCGCCTCCTCCCGCGAGACGTCCTCGGGGTAGAGTAGACACGCCGCGGTGTGGTCGGTCGCGGCGTCGTTCACCGACACCGAGACCGGGTGGACGGCGTCGCACTCGGCGAACGCCTCGGGACACCGCGGCGCGAACCGACAGTAGGTCGGCTTCTCGTTCGGCGTCGGTACGTCGCCCTCGATCGTCCGGAGGCGCTCCTCGCCGACGTTCCGGCCGGGGATCGATTCGAGCAACCCCTCCGTGTAGGGGTGTTTCGGGTTCGCGAACACCTCGCCGACCGGCGCGGTCTCGACCACCTCGCCCGCGTACATCACGTTGAGGCGGTCGGCGACCTCCGCCATCACGCCCATGTCGTGGGTGATGAAGACGATCGAGAGACCGCGTTCCTCTTGGATCTCCTCGAGGAGTTCGAGGATCTGGGCCTGGATCGTGACGTCGAGCGCGGTGGTCGGCTCGTCGCAGATCAGGAGTTCGGGTTCGCAGGCGAGCGCCATCGCGATCACCGCGCGCTGGCGCATGCCACCCGAGAACTGGTGGGGATACTCGCCGATCCGTCGTTTGGCGTCGGGGATCGAGACGGCTTCGAGGAGGTCCACCGCCTTCTCGGTCGCCGCCTGGCCGCGGAGCCCCCGGTGGAGCCGGAGGGCCTCCTTGATCTGGTTCCCGACGGTGTAGACGGGGTTGAGCGAGCTCAGCGGGTCCTGGAAGATCATCGCGATCCCCTTCCCGCGGAGCTTCCGCAGCGCCGCCGGCGACGCGCGGGTGATCTCGACGTAGCCCGCCGCGGGCTCGTCGCCGTCCCACTCCTCGACGAAGACGAAGTCGTCCTCGCCGATCGCGTCGGCGCGTTCGTCGTCGGAGAGCCCCGACACGTCGACGGTTCGTCCGCCGAACGAGTTCGCGAGTCGCGCCACGGTGGCGGGGTCGCGAAACCGGATGGAGCCGTCGAGCACCCGCCCCGGTGACCGGGTGAGCCCCATGATCGACCGCGCGGTCACCGACTTGCCCGAGCCGGACTCGCCGACGATCCCGACGGTCTCGCCGTCGTGGACGTCGAAGCTCACGCCGTCCACCGCTCGAATGGTCTCCTTGTCCGTGAAGAAGGCGGTTCGCAGGCCGTCGACCGAGAGGACCGGTTCCTCGTCGCGACGGTCGAACCGGAGGGTGTCGCCCGTCGCGTCGGTGCCGGTGCTCACGCGCCACCACCCCCGGCGATGGCGGCCTCGCCACCGTCGGTACCTTCACTCTGTGGGTCGAGCGCGTCGCGGATGCCGTCGCCGAACGCGTTGAACCCGATGACGATCAGCGTGATCATGATCCCGGGGATCAACGAGATGTGCCACGACGCGGTGGCGACGTAGGGCTGCCCCGAGGCGACCACGGTCCCCCACTCGGGAGTCGGTGGGGTGATGCCGAGCCCGACGTACGACAGCCCCGCGACCGAGATGATGATCCCGCCGAGGGTCAGCGAGGCGTAGATCAGGAGATAGCCAGTGACGTACGGCAGCATGTGCTTTTGCATGATGGTCCGGGGTTTCTGCCCGAAGCTCCTGGCGGCATCGATCCACTCCTCTTCGGAGACCTGGAGCGAGGGACCACGGAGCGCTCGCCAGAAGAACGGCCAGTACGTGAGCGAGAAGATGAGCATCAACATCACCGCCCCGTTGTAGAGGTTGGCGAGCCACGTGCCGGAAAAGACCGCCGAGGCGAGGATCAAAACCAGCAACACCGGCAGCGCCTGGATCGAGTCGCTGACGATCACGGTGGCGAGGTCGGCGAGCCCCTTGTAGTACGCCGTCAGCATCGCGAGGATACTGGCGATGCCCGCACTGAAGAGGAGCGAAACCAGTCCGATCATCAACGACACCCGGGCTCCGGCCGCCATGTACGTGAAGAGGTCCTTTCCGTTGGTTATCGTCCCGAACGGATGGAATCGTTTGTAGTCGTCGTAGGTCCAGGGACCGACGTTCTCACCGCCGGCACCCTGGGAGGTCGACCCGAGGTTCGCGGTCCCGACGGTGACGTTCTGTACCGTCTCCGTTTCTTCGTCGTAGTACTTCGTGTAGTGGGTGTAGGGGTTCTGGATGTTGGCGTCGACCGTCGTCGGGCCGAGCGCCGGCGCGAACAGCGCCATGATGAAGAACGTCAGCACGAGCACGAACCCGAACTGTCCCCATCGGTGGCCCCGGAGCCGGTCGACGACGTCGTCACGGGGCGTCCAGTCGGCGTAGCGGTAGTGCTCGCGGAACCAGCGGTAGCCGACCCAGAACCAACCGAGCCAGACGAACGCGTAGACGTAGATCAGGACGACCCGGATCAGCCACGCGTACTTGGGTTCGAGCCCCAGGAAGGTCCCGGTCCACGCGCCCGTCCCCCCAGGCTGGAAGCCGTCGTTCGGGATCAGAGCACGCGAGAGCAGCGTGGGGATGCCGGCGGCGGCCTCGCCCGCACTCGCGAGCGCGGCAGCCACGGGGTTCGGCGCGAGCGGGCCGAG
It includes:
- a CDS encoding ABC transporter ATP-binding protein, encoding MSTGTDATGDTLRFDRRDEEPVLSVDGLRTAFFTDKETIRAVDGVSFDVHDGETVGIVGESGSGKSVTARSIMGLTRSPGRVLDGSIRFRDPATVARLANSFGGRTVDVSGLSDDERADAIGEDDFVFVEEWDGDEPAAGYVEITRASPAALRKLRGKGIAMIFQDPLSSLNPVYTVGNQIKEALRLHRGLRGQAATEKAVDLLEAVSIPDAKRRIGEYPHQFSGGMRQRAVIAMALACEPELLICDEPTTALDVTIQAQILELLEEIQEERGLSIVFITHDMGVMAEVADRLNVMYAGEVVETAPVGEVFANPKHPYTEGLLESIPGRNVGEERLRTIEGDVPTPNEKPTYCRFAPRCPEAFAECDAVHPVSVSVNDAATDHTAACLLYPEDVSREEAVETHRDRGEASEVTVDE
- a CDS encoding DUF7529 family protein; this translates as MPEISDDPDSADRVTANADALKNAWAATLDDMEALAAEYADEGWETITVPAGHTAPEPPDSGVEGRFGLVYVIPGDRAEDVATAIEAGEFPRYDVYRNEAGGQVFLVTVLTDPDTETAVFVAGGFERRTSRSLLSAVQDAGVMYTHLQKLDGTPVGSFEHDDPGKFFPATDFTAGE
- a CDS encoding ABC transporter ATP-binding protein, with protein sequence MSETVQREEGTQHGEALVEVSNLKTYYEDGGLLSNEPVKAVDDVSLSIDRGETLGLVGESGCGKTTLGRTLVQLETATDGEVLFDGTDVTRLSGSDLKDWRRNAQIVFQDPQSSLNDRMTVGEIVREPLDVHDWKEPRDRRQRVRELLETVGLREEHYYRYPHQFSGGQRQRVGIARALALEPEFVVLDEPVSALDVSVQAKILNLLEDLQNEFGLTYLFIAHDLSVVRHICDRVAVMYLGNIMEVGPAEELFEDPANPYTHALLSAIPEPDPDTDKERITLRGTPPSPRDPPAGCPFSTRCPAKIRPEKYRDADDELWERIEVFQEILRERERADRSLSECARSLLGMETRFSDIEEINEEVFGDVQVPTEVQRHIEEAESHVRDDDEEAALATLLDEFGSECDAETPAHHEVSSAGRVSLCHRHKPDHDEPQDVFDRTVFEG
- a CDS encoding DUF7555 family protein encodes the protein MAHPDRRPPVGSAAHRARQALDAATYAVVVVLCVAAAAAVVSLPLGWGLVGVKYALFFAGFLVFGVSTLWLRPTPPWKDDEGSAGRREESRFQAAVQRAPPLRRYGLVPDDRLSPAAKLFLSSLLMLAVSFALETVFGVTV
- a CDS encoding ABC transporter permease; this encodes MSDTPLDEEKPLRERIAANPRPALKWLLGAVVLLALELGAVVGVVIKLLLTVARLGPLAPNPVAAALASAGEAAAGIPTLLSRALIPNDGFQPGGTGAWTGTFLGLEPKYAWLIRVVLIYVYAFVWLGWFWVGYRWFREHYRYADWTPRDDVVDRLRGHRWGQFGFVLVLTFFIMALFAPALGPTTVDANIQNPYTHYTKYYDEETETVQNVTVGTANLGSTSQGAGGENVGPWTYDDYKRFHPFGTITNGKDLFTYMAAGARVSLMIGLVSLLFSAGIASILAMLTAYYKGLADLATVIVSDSIQALPVLLVLILASAVFSGTWLANLYNGAVMLMLIFSLTYWPFFWRALRGPSLQVSEEEWIDAARSFGQKPRTIMQKHMLPYVTGYLLIYASLTLGGIIISVAGLSYVGLGITPPTPEWGTVVASGQPYVATASWHISLIPGIMITLIVIGFNAFGDGIRDALDPQSEGTDGGEAAIAGGGGA
- a CDS encoding HEAT repeat domain-containing protein; translated protein: MTEEPAETGSCSFADALERGGEVLAAHATALRTAPVETRKRRVQAFEAAAEDDPHSVAPVLSACEELLVDDGRAVRLSTAKLFVAVAAGDPDSVVQSVPALAARLADDEEFYYVRARSAEALGYVALAQPETVASPAVLADLRVGLSFEGSEVREKLAKALEHVTLGDPDRLRHHLPDLAAHLDDGSALVRYHLTTALLVVGCVHPTALADVTEALLARFDDEEPHVRGRALEAYGVLARSSGDSPVDAARLVSFADDESFVARRARFATAASDEGEDSFEDIGTVAAVGRTTEAAVAAIRAPDGECHHCGVALPEPGPPICPRCGAPR